The following proteins are encoded in a genomic region of Arachis stenosperma cultivar V10309 chromosome 4, arast.V10309.gnm1.PFL2, whole genome shotgun sequence:
- the LOC130976417 gene encoding uncharacterized protein LOC130976417: protein MDPKPKDPYYYVPGIMKAASGLYDKDIQIPDPSYYVPELMKGPASGLYDKDIQIPDRYHLKSPPSSHTREPTVAENQFELKLTHPYHVLAMDHYNKSIDNKEEEYKILSLVSMGKTRIMCFGYLGFLHHLFWKAAPRNSPSTAEPRIFYARVHEFKEIHIPFCGFYSDSIDDSESCEICSLKNYDEFCKKAKELLDKEEEKAKAIHNDGCLFPWRRTNDEQ from the exons ATGGATCCAAAACCCAA AGACCCTTATTATTATGTGCCTGGAATCATGAAGGCCGCCAGTGGACTATATGACAAAGATATCCAAATCCCTGACCCTTCTTATTATGTGCCCGAACTTATGAAGGGCCCCGCCAGTGGACTATATGACAAAGATATCCAAATCCCTGACCGGTACCATTTAAAATCTCCTCCTAGTTCACATACTCGTGAGCCAACTGT AGCCGAGAATCAATTTGAATTGAAACTGACGCATCCTTACCATGTATTGGCAATGGATCATTATAACAAAAGCATAGATAATAAG GAAGAGGAGTATAAGATTTTAAGTTTGGTCAGTATGGGCAAAACCAGGATAATGTGTTTCGGTTATCTTGGTTTTCTTCATCACCTCTTCTGGAAGGCTGCGCCTAGAAATTCCCCTTCGACAGCCGAGCCTAGAATTTTCTATGCTCGAGTTCATGAGTTTAAGGAGATTCATATACCATTTTGTGGCTTTTATAGCGATTCTATTGATGACTCAG AGAGCTGTGAGATTTGCAGTCTCAAGAATTATGATGAATTCTGTAAGAAAGCAAAAGAATTGCTGgataaagaagaagagaaggcaaAGGCAATTCATAACGATGGATGTTTGTTCCCATGGAGACGAACAAAT GATGAACAATGA